A section of the Subtercola frigoramans genome encodes:
- a CDS encoding ABC1 kinase family protein yields MTGVPPDSQDLKHSIPGARAGRARYRRILRFAGWNLAVTWWYELFLPRIGLTSIAERTRSKRMRRFAQRFHVLAVDLGGLMIKVGQFMSSRLDVLPPEITKELEGLQDEVPPVPFLAIRALAEAELGVSLDRAFAMVDETPVAAASLGQAHRAILGPLDSADTGLRGVVLKVQRPGIDTIIEVDLAALRRVGGWLNHVRLISDRVDMPALVEEFAQTSLEEIDYLHEATSSERFAADFEGDDRVSVPAVVWERTTRRVLTLEDVTAIKITDTDALIAAGIDPAEVAPVFAAVMFDQLFTNGFFHADPHPGNIFVTPVDKTVNIPANSPADSPASSPADLPASSPAGAPAAGFRPWKLTFIDFGMMGEVPSNTRSGLRKMLIAAASRDGKGLVDAVRDVGVLLPSADTTELEKAMTQLFARFGGMGFAELREVDPREFRAFAEQFSDVVRTLPVQLPENFLLIIRAMSLVSGVCSALNPAFNLWDSVEPYAAKLLRDEGGNVVKDFAKQALETAGIAVRLPKRLDSLITRFEDGTVAVSSPALEKRVARLERTARRLISALLFGALVIAGAVLHASDAVLGTVLLVGSIIPLLHALLAGRRER; encoded by the coding sequence TTGACGGGGGTGCCGCCTGATAGTCAGGACCTGAAACATTCGATTCCCGGTGCCCGTGCAGGTCGCGCTCGCTACAGGCGCATATTGCGGTTCGCAGGCTGGAACCTCGCTGTCACGTGGTGGTACGAACTATTCCTCCCCCGCATCGGACTCACCAGCATCGCCGAGCGCACGCGGTCGAAACGCATGCGCCGTTTCGCGCAGCGGTTCCACGTGCTCGCTGTAGACCTTGGCGGGTTGATGATCAAGGTCGGGCAATTCATGTCCTCTCGACTCGATGTGCTGCCTCCGGAGATCACGAAGGAACTCGAGGGCCTACAAGACGAAGTACCACCTGTTCCGTTCTTGGCTATCCGCGCGCTCGCTGAGGCGGAGCTTGGCGTGTCGCTGGATCGTGCCTTCGCAATGGTCGACGAGACCCCGGTCGCCGCAGCGTCGCTCGGGCAGGCCCACCGGGCGATTCTCGGCCCACTCGATTCCGCCGACACCGGACTCCGCGGCGTCGTTCTGAAAGTGCAGCGCCCCGGAATCGACACCATCATCGAAGTCGACCTGGCGGCACTCCGCAGGGTCGGCGGGTGGCTCAACCATGTCCGACTCATTTCTGACCGGGTCGATATGCCCGCACTGGTCGAGGAGTTCGCGCAGACGAGCCTCGAGGAGATCGACTACCTGCACGAGGCCACGAGCTCCGAGCGTTTCGCCGCGGACTTCGAAGGCGACGATCGGGTGAGCGTGCCCGCAGTCGTCTGGGAACGCACCACACGGCGCGTCCTCACACTGGAAGACGTCACTGCGATTAAGATCACCGATACCGATGCCCTGATCGCGGCCGGCATCGACCCCGCAGAAGTGGCTCCCGTCTTCGCTGCGGTCATGTTCGACCAGCTGTTCACAAATGGGTTCTTCCACGCCGACCCTCACCCAGGTAACATCTTCGTCACGCCTGTGGACAAGACGGTGAATATCCCCGCAAACTCTCCTGCAGACTCACCTGCTAGTTCACCCGCAGACTTACCTGCAAGTTCTCCTGCAGGTGCCCCCGCAGCTGGCTTTCGCCCGTGGAAACTGACCTTCATCGACTTCGGCATGATGGGCGAGGTTCCGAGCAACACGCGAAGCGGCCTGCGAAAGATGCTGATTGCCGCGGCGTCCCGCGACGGCAAGGGCCTGGTGGATGCCGTCCGTGACGTGGGTGTGCTTCTCCCCTCCGCCGATACCACCGAGCTCGAGAAGGCGATGACCCAGCTCTTCGCCCGCTTCGGCGGCATGGGATTCGCCGAACTGCGCGAAGTGGATCCGCGGGAGTTCCGCGCCTTCGCCGAACAATTCAGCGACGTCGTTCGAACGCTGCCGGTCCAGCTTCCGGAGAACTTCCTGCTGATCATCCGGGCGATGTCGCTGGTCTCCGGCGTCTGCAGCGCGCTCAACCCCGCATTCAACCTCTGGGACTCCGTCGAGCCCTACGCCGCGAAGCTTCTGCGCGACGAAGGCGGAAACGTCGTGAAGGATTTCGCGAAGCAGGCCCTCGAGACCGCCGGAATCGCAGTACGCCTCCCGAAACGGCTCGACTCCCTCATCACCCGCTTCGAAGACGGCACCGTGGCAGTTTCGAGCCCTGCGCTCGAGAAGCGCGTCGCTCGATTGGAGCGCACGGCTCGAAGGCTGATCTCAGCACTGTTGTTCGGTGCTCTCGTGATCGCCGGAGCCGTGCTCCACGCCAGCGACGCGGTACTCGGTACCGTGCTCCTGGTCGGGTCGATCATCCCGCTGCTGCATGCCCTGCTCGCAGGTCGACGCGAACGCTGA
- a CDS encoding PadR family transcriptional regulator — protein MTGSFTSGRFVGAINTDGVWEAMEQLRTTFDKRVGTRVGRGDVREAVLALLAEQPMHGYQIIHEIEERSGGRWKPSAGSVYPTLQLLSDEGLIEATESNGRKTYTLTDAGREKVAASDSTTFGANESTESKDGHRFTALPKAGVELAQAAAQVGRTGSPEQVKQAVAVLEDARRRLYAILAQD, from the coding sequence ATGACTGGTTCGTTCACGTCAGGCAGATTCGTCGGCGCCATCAACACCGACGGCGTGTGGGAGGCGATGGAACAGTTGCGCACGACATTCGACAAGCGCGTAGGAACACGCGTCGGTCGGGGCGACGTTCGCGAGGCAGTGCTGGCGCTGCTAGCGGAACAGCCGATGCACGGCTACCAGATCATCCATGAAATCGAGGAGCGCAGCGGCGGCCGCTGGAAGCCGAGCGCTGGTTCGGTGTATCCCACACTCCAGTTGCTGTCAGACGAGGGTCTCATCGAGGCAACTGAGTCGAACGGCCGCAAGACGTACACACTTACCGACGCTGGCCGCGAGAAAGTCGCCGCCAGCGATTCGACGACGTTCGGAGCGAACGAATCGACCGAGTCGAAAGACGGCCACCGGTTCACGGCTTTGCCCAAAGCTGGCGTCGAACTCGCACAGGCTGCAGCACAGGTGGGGCGCACGGGTTCACCTGAGCAGGTCAAACAAGCGGTGGCGGTACTGGAAGATGCGCGCCGACGGCTCTACGCGATCCTCGCCCAGGATTGA